The following is a genomic window from Onthophagus taurus isolate NC chromosome 1, IU_Otau_3.0, whole genome shotgun sequence.
GAGGAAACGATACTTATGTTAGCGTAAGAATGATTGATATAACGGTGATATCGAAATATATCAACACCTTACATAAAGATATCTTCGAGAAATGCTTGGATATAAAGAGTTATTACATTACTTTTAACGAATGTAGATTATTAagtgaaattaattattttcattgtgATGGTTTGTTTGGAATGAATCCTTTCGACGGCCAtgatttgattattttgttgGCTGAtgctgaaaaattaaatgaatttctACAAGTTTGTTCGAATAAACTTAAACAAGTGTCAAAGTCGATTACATTAgatgaaaatgttaataaatgtgGGTTTATTAAGATTACCCAATCGTTTGTACCGTACGTTTTATCAAACGGTACTAAATTTGTGCCAATGTTTTACTTTGAAGGCGAATTAacgaaatttaaaacaaaaacgattaaattaTCCGGATGGGATTTGTGttatttgaagtttttgtATCGAATTCAAAATCTCGAGTTTAGCTTTTTTACTTATGATTCTTGCTCGGTGATTGATTTGAAAGAAATCATAGCGTATTTTCCTCCAAAAACAACGTTTGTTGAGAGTTGCCCGGAAACTGCTAAacagttattattaaatcaaagTAATTCTCcgaataataaactaaaagaaCCATGGGTTAAACGACCAACAACTCCGCCgtactttaataaattcattcaaACACCAAAAGCTATTGCAGTTCACAACAACGTGTTAAATGGGGCAAACAATGCAATTACAAACGTTTTACCGAGTGAACCAGTtcgatttttaattccaaTTCCAGAACCACATCAAAGAAATGCTTATAACGCCTATAAACTTCAAAAAGTAGTCATCGATGATCGGACAATTCCTTGTATTAACATGAAACCATTTTCgtatcaagaaattcttttgATATGCATAATTGATTTTAACGAGCACTTATTCAAGAACGTCCCATTTCATATTTGCAGTTCGGTCATTCAAGCACTAAAAATACCGTTATACCAAGCGAACTCCTGTCAGGTGAACATTTTTATCAGCAACAATCGATACAGATACTGCAATAGCATTCTACCTTTGATACGAGTTATCGACGTTATGCAATATTTACCACAAATGAAATACATGTTGGCTTCGAATGGCGAtcaaaaattgcaacaagttATTAGCGTTAATAATCaaacagtttttaaaaattaattttttgaattatttattgtatttgaaaatgtatttatgttaattaaaataagaaaaaaatatttttaactatataatagagttaaaaaaaatatatattattatatatacagCGTTTgattaaaactataaaattttgGATGTAATATTGAAGTAGAGTgaagaatatttaaatgttGATTTCTTTGTATATTGATTACTTAATTGTAATCAGTGGTTGTAACGTCTACTTTCTCTTTGTTCGTGTGCTATACATAGTCGCCATGGAAATCTGTCGAATCTATTAGTAATACTTTTACAaactaacaaatttaatgttatgaATTGCGTCAGTAAACATCTacatatctttatttatacTTGATCTCATAAAATATGATCTTATGGTTACTCGGTAGATGGAGAAGACCTGGATTCACTAAAAAGCTTTATAAGTACCAATAGTTAGTCACTGAAAATTAGCACTTGTGCGTTAGGACACGCACATATGTAAGGTGGATTTTCCAATCTCAACGCCATCAATAGATTACCTAGGAAATAACAGTTAATTTCTTCCAGAGAGagtttttgtttgtatttggTAGCATAACCGAAA
Proteins encoded in this region:
- the LOC139432187 gene encoding uncharacterized protein, producing the protein MNKLNPTPQPFTESKPYQKNHKILVLPSVHASPAVPLIVDDERSQKGHFGWTHLGKENIPYIYRGNDTYVSVRMIDITVISKYINTLHKDIFEKCLDIKSYYITFNECRLLSEINYFHCDGLFGMNPFDGHDLIILLADAEKLNEFLQVCSNKLKQVSKSITLDENVNKCGFIKITQSFVPYVLSNGTKFVPMFYFEGELTKFKTKTIKLSGWDLCYLKFLYRIQNLEFSFFTYDSCSVIDLKEIIAYFPPKTTFVESCPETAKQLLLNQSNSPNNKLKEPWVKRPTTPPYFNKFIQTPKAIAVHNNVLNGANNAITNVLPSEPVRFLIPIPEPHQRNAYNAYKLQKVVIDDRTIPCINMKPFSYQEILLICIIDFNEHLFKNVPFHICSSVIQALKIPLYQANSCQVNIFISNNRYRYCNSILPLIRVIDVMQYLPQMKYMLASNGDQKLQQVISVNNQTVFKN